TGATGGCGTCGATGATCTCGGAGAAGTCCGTACCGTTTCCCAGCCCGGAAAAGGACACGTCGCCCGACGTGGTCAGCGGTTCGTAAGCCTCGACATTGCTGGAAAGGGAAGAGACGTAACCCATGGCTGCCTCCTAGATGTAGTCGAGCAGGGACATGCTCATGACGCTGGATGAGGTGCTGAGTACTGCCTGATACACGTAGTTGGCCTGCTCCAGCTCAACCACGAGCTGGGCGGCGTCCGCGTCCTCGATGGAGCTGGCCGAGTTGGCCGCCAGCTCCTTGACCAGGGACTGCGACGTCTGGGTGTAGGTGATCTTGTTTTCCCTGGCCCCCACGCCTGCGGCGCCGGTCTCCACGGTCTCGTGGCAGTCGCCGAGGTCTTCCAGGCATTGGGCCACCGAGTCGGAGTCTCCGGTCTGCATGTAGACGATGCAGTCGGACAGGGTCTCGAACAGGTTGGGTGAATCAAAGGGTTGGCCCGTGGATTCGTTCACGCCGCCGAAGATGTCGCTGCCCACGGTGGTCATGTCCTCGGACGTGCTTTCGGATACGGATACGGACATGGCCTTGGAGCTGCCGGTGTAGACGCACGCCTGGCGCAGGTAGAACTGCGAGCCATTGCCGTCGTCGTCGGCCGTCGTGATGCTCGTGCCCGAGGCCAGTTCCACCTGGGCGTCGCCGAGGTCCAGGACCGTGTCTGTGGCGGCCATGGTGCCCGAGGTCCACGTTTCCCCGCCGTCCGTGGAATATTCATAGTCCAGGGCCGTGGTGCCCACGGTGCCGTCGGAGGTGAAACGCACCGCCACGGTGCCGTCCACCTCCCCGGTCATGTCCACGAAATCGGTGCTGCTGAAGGAGTCATTGGCCAGGGTCACGCCCAGCCCCATCTCGTAGGCGTTGTCGCCGGTATCGTCGCCGGCGAAGATGGAGTCCGAGCCCATCTGGGTGTTGGCGATGGCGTAGAGCGCATCCAGATAGCCTTCCATCTCCAGGGCCATCATCTGCAGTTCCTCGTCGGTGTATGTCTCGGTGGATGCCTGCTCGGCCAGCTCCAGCGCCGCGGTGATGGTCTCGCTGGCCGTGGAAAGGACCTGGTCCGCGGTGTCCAGATAGTCGAGAGCCACGTCGCAGTTCTCTATGTAGCCGCTCAGGGACTGCTGGTAGCCGCTGAGTTCCACGATCTTGCCCATGCCCGCCGGGTCGTCGGACGGGCTGTTCAATTTCTTCTGGCTCGCGTTCATGATCGTCAGCTTGGTGACGTCGTTGAGCGACGAGTTTATCTGGTTCAGAGACAGCGAGAATATCTGTGCCGTGCTGATGCGCATGTCGGCCTCCTTGGGATCAGACCAGGTCCAGGACGGTGTCCATCATTTCCCGGGTCACGCTGATTATCTGGGCGGCGGCCTCGTAGGCCTGCTGGTACTTGGTCAGTGCGATAAGCTCCTCGTCCACGTTGACCTCGGTGGTCGAGGCCTGCTGTTCGTAGAGGTAGTCCACGGAGGTCTGGGCATAGGTCTGCTGCAACTCGGCGGCGGACGCGGCGGACCCCACCGAGGCCACCAGGGTGGCCAGGGCCGAGGTCAGGGTGGTTTCGGTCCCGCCCACGGTCACGGTCTCGTCGCCCAGCCCGGCCAGGATGGTGGACACCTCGTTGGAGCCGGAGGCCACCAGGCCGTCGTCGCCAACCGAACCGGTGTTCAGGTGCGTGGTGTCCGTGGCCACGTATTCGTCTATGCCGATGGTCCCGGCGTCCGTGCCGGTGAAGTAGGTGTTCAGGCCGAGTGCGGCCAGGACGCCCGAGGTGTCCCCCGCGATCTCGAACTCCATGTCCGTACCCGAGGTCAGGGTCAGCTGCCCGTCTGTGACCGTGGCCGTCAGCTCCGTGCCGAAGGCCGCGTTGATGTCTGCGGCCAGGGCGTCCAGGGAGTCGGCGTCCGGGTCCACGGACAGGATGGAGGTCGTCGAGACGTTGCCGTCCGCGTCGTAGGTGATCAGGGTCAGTTCGCCTGCCTCGATGTTGTCCGCGAAGTCGAGGCCGCTGTCGGCGAGCACTGCCGCCGAGTCGTCGGCGGTGTAGCTGGATGTCAGGGAGGTGTGGTGTACGAGACCCGCGCCCTGGGAATGGGCCGAGTTGACCTCCCAGATGATGGATTCGGCCAGATCGTCAAGGGAACTGATGGTGTCGTAGACCGTGTCGTCGCGCGTCGTGAACAGACCGGCAAGGCTGCCGCTCTGAGTGCGTCCGGACACATTGTCGCCGCTGTCGTCGGTCAGGGGCGTTATGTTCTTGAGCTCTCCGCTGCCCGATTCCCAATACAGGCCGGACTTGGCCATGACCGTGTAGCGGTCTCCCTCGGCGTGATCGGCGGTACCGTTCTCGAACCACAGGGTGATGCCCTCGATCTCCACCGAGCCGTCCTCGTCGTCGGCCGTGTAGACAAGCGTGTTGCCGCTGTCGTCCGTCAGCCAGGTATTGCCGCCGTCCGTGGAAACCTTGAACTGGGCCGTGCCGTCCGCGCCCGAGGAGACGAACTCGATGAGCAGTTCCTCGCCGGACTCGCCGGAGTAGTTCAGGGTCCCGTCATAGTCCGAGTCGCGCACCAGGGACTGCGTCACCCCGGTTTCGGCGAAGACCAGTTCGTGCGTGTCGGTTCCGTCCACGAGCGTGTAGCCCTCCTCGGTCAGGATGGTGACCGTGTTGTCTGATTTGTAGAGGACGTCCACGCCGATGAGGGCGTCCAGCTCCCGGATCATCTGGTCGCGGTCGGACACGGCCTGGGTGTCGTCCGGGTTGGCAGCGATGGCGGCGTTGGCCTGGGCCAGGTCGCTGATGAGCTGGTTCGCCTCGTCCACCTGGTCCCCGATGTCGGCGTTGATGGCCTCGACCATGGTGTCCAGTGTGGAGGAGGTGGAGTTCAGGGCGTAGACCAGGGTCTCGGTCTGGCCGAGCAGGTCCTCTCGGGCGGACAGGGAGTCCGGGTCCGTGACCAGCTCGTTCCAGGAATCGAAGAACTCCTCCATGACGTCGGACAGTCCGCCTTCGGACTGGTTCAGCAGGGAGTCGAGCTGGTCCAGGTAGTCCAGGGCGCTGGTCTGGGTGGCCAGATCGGCGAGAGCGTCCAGGTACTGGGTTTCCACGAACTTGTCCCACTCCGATTGAATGGCCGTGACGTCCGCGCCCGTTCCCACGGTCAGACCCAGCGAGGTGATGGAACTTGAGCTCTCGTAGACCACCGAGGTCCGCTGGTAGCCCGTGGTGTCCGCGTTGGCGATGTTGTTGGACGCGTTGTTGACCGAGACCTGCGCATTCTGCAGGGCTGTCTTCCCTATGTTGTAGAGATTGTTGATCATCACGTCCTCCTATGTGGCGTAAGCCTAGCGCTTCAGGCCGATGGCCGTGGACAGCAGAGTGTCGGCCGTGGTGATGATCTTCGAGTTGGCCTGGTAGGCCGCCTGGATGATGATCAGGTTGGTCAGCTCGGTGGCCGTATCCACGTTGGACTGCTCCAGCGAGTTGGAGGCGATGGTGCCGAATCCCGCCGAACCCGGGGTGCCGATCAGGGCCTGGCCGGAGTCCGTGGTCGCGGAGTAGAGGTTGCCGCCCTCGGAGTAGAGCCCCTGGGTGTTGGTGAAGTCCGCCAGGGCGAATGTGTAGAGCTCCTGGCTCTGGCCGTTGGTGTAGCTGCCCTCGATGACGCCGTTCTCGCTGATGGTGATGTCGGTCAGTTCGCCGGGTGCGTAGCCGTCCTGGGTCAGGGTGTAGGTGGCCGAGCTGGAGGTGGTGCTGGTGGTGGCCCGGGTGGACAGGACGCCCGTGTTGAAAGAGGGCAGCTCGTCCGGGGTGGTCGTGGCAGTGAAGTCGTCCAGGGAGTCGATGCCGCCGGAGGTATCCCAGCCCGTGCCTGTGGCGAAGTCCGAGTTCGATATGCCGAAGTCGAGCGATATCTCCTGGTTTTCGTCCGCGCCGGTGAAGTTCGCCTCGAATACGGGCAGCCCGTTGTCGTCGAATTCTGCCAGGACCCAGTTTTCCTCGGCCAGCGGGTCGGTGGTGTCGGTCGGGGTGTCGGACAGGGTGAAGGCGGTGATGGACTGCAGGTCGCCCGAGGAAGAGAAGGTCAGGGTGCCGGTAACGAGCATGCCCGCGCCGCTGGTGTCGGCCATGTCGGTGCCCGCGAAATCACGCATGTCCTCGTCCGCGTCGCAGCAGACCGTGTATTCCCAGACAATGGAGCCGTCGTCGGTCGTGACCGGATCGTAGTACACGGTCAGGTCGTGTGACGCGCCGTTTTCGTCATAGACGGAGATGGTCGTCTGGTAGGCGTAGCGCGAATCGTCCAGGGCCGGGTCCGAGGTGCCGTCGTAGATCTCGAACAGGGAGGCGTACGGGTTGGTGGAGGAGGCGGTGTTGTCGGTCTCGGTGGAGTCCAGGTTGACCTGGATGGCCACTTCGGTCGTGGCCTGCGGCGGGGACTGCGAGTTGTCCAGCTGGATGTCCACCAGCCCGCCGGTGATTGAGCCGTCCACGGTCTCCCAGCCCTGCACGCGGTTGCCGTGGGAGTCGACCAGGTAGCCGTTGGTGTCGAAGGTGAAGCCGCCGTCGCGGGTGTAGTAAGTGGTGTCCGTATCCGGGTCGACCACGATGTAGAAGCCGTCGCCGTTGATGGCCACGTCCGTAACGGTATTGGTGGTCTCGTATGATCCCTGCGAGAAGTCCGTGGTCAGCGAGGAGGTTGTCACGCCGTTGCCGACCTGTCCGATGCTCCCCCCGGCATAGACCGTGGAGTAGAAGACGTCCTCGAAGGATATGGACACGGACTTGTAGCCCGTGGTCGTCGAGTTGGCGAGGTTGTTGCTGACCACGGAGGTCGCCTGGCTCTGGGCCTGCAGCCCGGAGATGCCGGTGTACATGGATCCGCTGATGCTCATGGTGTTGCTCCTTGAAAGATGGGTCGGGTTACTGGGTGGCGTAGGTTACGTCGGCCAGGTTCACTGTCCGGCCGTCATCAAGGGTCAGGACGACGCCGTCGTCGGTATTGCTCACGCCGGTCACGGTGCCGGTGGTCGTGGTGGTGCAGTCCACTTCGTCGCCGTTGTCATCCACGGCCGTGGCCAGGATGTAGTAGTTGCCGTCGCTGACCTCCTCGCCGTCGTAGTCCGTGCCGTCCCAGGCAAAGGAAACGGTCCCGGAATCGATGTCGGTGAAGGTCTGGGTGTCCACGATGGACCCGTCGGAGTCGTAGATGTTCAGGACCAGCTCGGCAGCGTCGTCATCCAGGGTCAGGTACAGGGTGGAGATGTCGTCCCCGTCCTTGTTGATGGTGTAGCCGTCGGCTTCCACGTCCATGCCGATGTAGCTCAGGCCGTAGACGGAGCTCAGCGAACCGATGCTGTCGGAAAGCGTGTCCATCTTTTCGTTCATCTCGGTCAGCTGTTCGAGCTGCGAGTACTGGGTCATCTGGTCGACCATCTGGGTGTTGTCCACGGGCTCGGTCGGGTCCTGGTACTCAAGCTCGGTGCACAGCAGGGTGATGAAGTCGTCCGAGGTCAGGGACGTGGAGCTCGACGTGCTGGTCGTCGTCGCGGTCGTCGAAGCAAGCAGGGACTCGTAATAGCTGGTGGTGTCGATACTCATGAAACCTTCCTCCTTTCCTGGTGAGCGGATTCATCGGTGTCGGGCACGGGGGTTGACGCCCCATAGTGGGCGCGAAGCCGGTCCAGGGCCTGGAACTTGATGCTTCGGACCGTGTTCGGGGAGATGTCGAGGCGGCGTGCGATCTCGCCGGCCAACAGTCCTTCTTTGTAGAAGAGGGTGATCACTTCGGCCTGGCGGTCGGTCAGCACGCCCGCGGGCAGGCTGAACATGGCGGTCTCCAGGCCGCCTTCGGAGCTCTCGGCCGGGGCGTCCGAGAGTACGGACTCCATCCAGCGGAGCTTTTTTCTGTAGTAATCGATGGCAGTAGTGCGACAGATGATGTTGAGCCAGGTGATGAAGGAACTCTTTTCGTTGCTATAGCGCGACATGTAGTCATTCTTGAAAATCTTGAGCGCTATCTCCTGGTATATATCATCTATCTCAGTGCTATGAAGGTTGATGTTCCTTGCTTTGATGAAATTGATGACGAGCTTGTATATGAGCCGAGAGTGTTCCCTGAACAGTCGTTCATATGATATATCGTCATATAGTTTTTCGATTTCCATTACTGTACTGCTCATTTTTCACCTCCTGCATGCCTATTGAGCAATGCAGGTGCCGAACAATATCAAGATGGCATCAATTCATATTTGCTTTCGGTTCTGAAACATTGACGGAAAATTAATATTGGACGGCTCAAAACGGATTCATGCTGAGAAAATGAAGAAAATTTTAGCTGAATAGTTGTGCGAAGGGCGTCTGGCCGCGCCTACGGCGCACTCGAAAAAGAAAGAGGAGTTTTTTGCCTTCCCATGCGGAAAAAGTGCAACTGTCCGGTGTTCCCGGGCGATAGTACCAGTGGGGACCGGTCCCGAAGATTCGGAACCGGTCCCCGGTTGGAGAAGGCGCGGACTACTAGCCGCCGATGAGCGACAGGGCCATTTGCGGGAGCGAGTTGGCCTGCGAGAGCATCGCAACGGCAGACTGGGTAATAATCTGCTCCTTGGTGTACTCGGTCATTTCGGTGGCCACATCCACATCGGAGATGCGGGATTCCGAGGCCTGAAGGTTCTCGGCCTGGATTTCGAGGTTGGAGATGGTGGCGGTCAGCCTGTTCTGCATGGAGCCCAGGTTGGCGCGGATGTTGTCCTTGGACACGATGGCCGAGTTCAAGGCCGCGAGCGCGTTCTGGGCGGCTTCCTGGGTGGAAACCACCGCACCGGCCGTGGTTGTTCCGGCAGCCTGGCCCACGCCCAGGGAAGAGGCGGTGCAGCTGCCGATAGTCACGGCATACTTGTCCTCGGCAGAGTCGTTGCCGGTGCCGAAGTGAATGGTCACGCCGTCGCCGGAGAGGTTGCCGTTGAGCAGGTAGATGCCGTTGAAGTCCGTGGCGCTGGCGATTCGGGTGATTTCCGAGGCCATGGCCTGGTATTCGGAGTCGATGATCAGCCGCTGTGCATCCGTGTAGGTGCCGGTGGCGGCCTGCTCGGCCAGTTCCTTCATGCGGATGAGCTTTTCATCGATGACGGACAGCGCGCCGTCGGCGGTCTCGATCATGGAGATGCCGTCGTTGGCGTTGCGGATGCCCTGGTTGAGGGTGGAGATGTCCGAGCGCATCAGTTCGCGCACGGCCAGCCCTGCGGCGTCGTCGGCGGATGAGTTGACGCGAAGGCCCGAAGACAGACGTTCCGTGGACGTGCCCAGCTTGGTGTAGGCGCTGTTCAGGTTCCGGGCCGCGGCATTTGCCATAAGGTTGTTGTTAACTACGAGAGACATGATTCCTCCTTGAATGGTTATGCTTCCATGCATTTTCTCCGTCCCGATGATCGGAGAACCAAAACTGCCCATATATACGGAAGCAACATGGGGTAGCGTTTATGGAGGAAAAAAATACCGGCCCGGGTTTTATCCGGGCAGATGTGGATTTCTGAATGGTAGGATTATGTTAATTAGTGTTCTTAACATAAATTAACATTGTTTTTATGTCATAATTTATCCTGAATCTTTATATTGCATTCAAAAGGAGTATGTTGATGAAAGATCTGTTGCTGATCGACGACGACCCTGAGCTTGCCGAACTGCTGCAGTCCTATCTCGGCGGTGAGGGCATCGGCCTCGATGCGGCCGTTTCCGGGAGTGCCGGTCTGGAAATGGCCAAGGCCGGCGATTACGAGCTGGTCATTCTGGATGTCATGCTCCCGGATACCAGCGGGTTCAACGTGCTTACCAAGCTGCGTGCCGTATCCGGCGTGCCGGTGATCATGCTCACCGGCCGGGGCGAGGAGATCGACCGGGTGATCGGCCTGGAGATGGGCGCGGACGACTATGTTTCCAAGCCGTTTCAGCTCCGCGAGCTGCTGGCCCGCATCCATGCCGTGCTGCGCCGTTACGGACGGGGTGGCGCGGAGGCCGTGGAACCGGGCGCGGTGGCGGCCAAGGTCAAGCCCGGCATAGGCATCGGTGATGTCCATCTCAACCGCAACGCCCGGAACATGACCATAAGCGGGGATCCCGTACACCTGACCTCCACCGAATTCGACATCCTGGAGATGCTCGCTCTGAACATGGGCAACGTGGTTGATCGCGGGGCGCTCATGGAAAAGGCGCTGGGCCGTACGGAGGATTTCGACGACTACGTGCTCAACGTGCACATGAGCAATCTGCGCAAGAAGCTGGACCGGCACGTCAGCATCAAGACCATTCGGGGCAGGGGCTATCTCCTGGCCGTTCCGCAGGAAGAGGGTGTGTAGGTGGGGAGCGACCGGTGGCGGCCGGTTTTTCTGGGGATAGTCTTACTGCTTCTCGTTTCTTCGGCCGCGCTGGCCGATGATGACCTCTCCGACCTCGGCCTTGAGGAACTCATGCAGGTGGAGGTGGTCAGCGCCACCCGCCGTGCCGAGCCTCTGTCTCAGATACCGGCGGCGGTCACGGTCCTGACCGAGGAGGACATCTTCCGCTCCGGTGCGACCAGCGTGCCCGAGGCGCTTCAGCTCGTCCCCGGCGTGCATGTGGCCCAGATGAATACGGACCGCTGGGCCGTGGGTGTCCGGGGCTTCAACGGCCTGTTGAGCAACAAGCATCTCGTGCTGGTGGACGGCAGACCGGTGACCTCGCCGGTCATCACCGGAGTGCAGTGGGACAACATCGTCCCCATCAGCATGATCAAGCGCATCGAGGTGGTGCGGGGCACCCGAACCAGCCTGTGGGGCGCCGAGTCCTTCACCGGGGTCATCAACATCATCACCAAAAATGCCTACGAGTTGCAGGGCGGGCAGTCCGTAACCACGGCGGGCACCCGGGGCGCGTCCCAGACCGTGCGACAGGGGTGGCGTACCGGCAACGACTCGGCCATGGCGGTCTACGGCACCGGCGAATATCTCAACGGCGACTGGCTTACCAGCAGTCGGCAGGAGCGCGACGGCCATGAGTGGTCCAAGGTCCAGGGCGGTTTGCGCGCGGACTGGGAAAACGCCTTTACCGATGTCCTGTCCGTGCAATCCGACCTGGTTCGTTCCAATACCGAAGAGGAGATGCCCGGCGGGCCGGGTGGCCCACCGGAAAGCCGCTCCAGAAGCGACATCAACGGTTACGTCCAGTTCGCCTGGGATCGGGCCACCGGTCTGGACTCCAACCTTCGTTTCAGGACCTCCTACACCCGGGACGCGGCCATGCTCGCGGACATGGACGGCGGGGTGAACGTCCTGGACGCGGAGTTGACTTCGGCCATGGAGCCGATGGGCAGACACTACCTGACCTGGGGGCTAGGCACCCAGTACATCTGGGACGACGTGTCCGGCGATGGGGTGGCCAAGGTCGACAACGGCCACATCTACAACTGGTCCGGGAGCAGCTTTGCGCGCGACCGCATCACGCTTTTGCCCGAATCCCTGTATCTGATCACGGGTCTGAAGGCGGATGTCCTCGGCGGCGGCGACGTGGAACTCCAACCCACGGTTCGTCTGTTGCATACCCGCGACGACGCCGAATTCTGGCTGGCGGTCTCGCGCGGGGTGCGGGCGGACCTCCGCTATCAGCGCAGCGGCAGCTACCGGATCAACGTTGGGGGCGTCGATTATCAGGTTCAGGCCCCGTCCAATCTGAAGACCGAAAAGCTTATCTCCTACGAGGCCGGATACCGGCAGACCCTGACCCCGAACACGCAGTTCGATCTCTCCTTCTACGTCAACGACTATTCCGAACTGCTCATGCTTGAGTTGAATCACACCACGCACACGGCCGAGGTGACCAACTCTCTCAAGGGTACGGCGTATGGCCTGGAGGCGATATTCGAATGGACCGCCACCGACTGGCTGACCCTGAAACCCTCTGCCAGCCTGATCTACCAGAACATTTACGGACTCGACTCCAGCCCGGTGGGAGATTCCATGCCCGAGGAAGGGTTTGGTGGCGAGATGAAGCTGCAGATCCTGACCAAGCCGTTGCGCGACGTGGGGCTGGACCTGTTTCTCGGCTACATCGACAGCCCGGATCAGCTCAGACTGCCCGCCTATTTCAGCGTGGACGCGCATGTCTCCTGGCGTGCCACTGATTCGCTGCTGTTGGAACTCATCGGCCACAATCTGGGCGGTTCGCATAAACAGTTCTCCGATCTGGCAGTGGGCCCGAGCGTGGATTGCCGGGTAACCTGGGACTTCTGATGGGCAAGCTGCGGCCAATCCTCCTCGCCGCCCTTTTCTGGGTACTGCTGTGCCCGGCTTCCCCTGTTGCCGCAGCCGACCGGCTGACCGCCACCCCGGACCAGCTGCGCGCACTCTACGTGCAGCGGCTGGTCAAGTATGTGGCCTGGCCTGACGGTGCCGGACCGGCCCCTGGGCAACCCTTTGTCATCGCGGCCATGGATCCGGCCCGGTTACGCCCCTATTTCCCGATTCCGGGAACAGGTGAAGGCCTCGAGTTCCGGCTGGTCCAATGGCCGGCCCGTTGCGACGTTCTTGTTTTGGTCGGAGCCTCCCGGCGCGAGGCCGCAGCCATCATCAAGCGGGTGGCGGACAAACCCGTGCTGACCATCACCCAGGCCCCGGCAGGCCCGGCACTGGGCGCGGTCATCAATTTCTACATGCAGGGCGGCAGGCTCAAGATCGAGGTCAGCCTCGAAGCGGCCCGGCGTGCCGGATTGTCCATCAGTTCCAGGCTGCTGCAACTGGCTCGCGTACACGGAGGCGGGGCCCATGAATAAGGGCGAAATGACGCCGCTTGGCCGCAAGATCGCGGCAGCCATTCTCGGGACCACGCTGGCGGCCCTGGTGCTGAGCTTTCTGCTCAACGCCCTGCCCATGATCCATGCCTATCGCGAGGAGGGGGTGGACAAGGCCCGAACCCTGGCCACGCTCATGGCCGCGTCCCTGGCCGCGCCCGTGGATTTCGACGACCCCGAGGCGGCCGCCGAGAACCTGCAGACCCTGTCCCTCAACCCCAACGTCCGGGGCGCGGCGGTCTATCTCGGCGACGGGTCGGTTTTCGCCTCCTACGGCACGCCTCCCCCGTTTTCGGAACTCGACGGCCCGGGCGTGTCCACGGCGCTGTCCTCCATGAACGTGGCGGCTCCGATTTCCTCCGGCAACAAGGGGTGCCTGGTCGCCTTGAATGTCTCCCTGGCCGGACAGTGGAATTTTCTCGAATCCTACCTGCTCAGCGGGACGTTCATCCTGCTGTGCGTGTTCGTCATCAGCTTCAAGCTGGCGGGACGTTTCCGGCGCAGGCTGGGTGACCCTCTGCGGGAACTGACCGAGGTGGTCGGGGATATCTCGGGCAGCCGGGACTACTCACGTCGGGTGGACTATGCGAGCGATGACGAGCTGGGGGTGCTCGTGGCCGAGTTCAACGCCATGCTCGGGCGCATCGAGGACCGCGACGCGATGTTGAGCCGTCACCGCGAGATGCTCGAACAGCGGGTTGAGGAACGCACGGTCCAGCTCAAGGTCAAGCAACTGGAGTTGCTCAGGAACAACCGGCGTCTGCACAG
The sequence above is a segment of the uncultured Pseudodesulfovibrio sp. genome. Coding sequences within it:
- a CDS encoding flagellin, with product MRISTAQIFSLSLNQINSSLNDVTKLTIMNASQKKLNSPSDDPAGMGKIVELSGYQQSLSGYIENCDVALDYLDTADQVLSTASETITAALELAEQASTETYTDEELQMMALEMEGYLDALYAIANTQMGSDSIFAGDDTGDNAYEMGLGVTLANDSFSSTDFVDMTGEVDGTVAVRFTSDGTVGTTALDYEYSTDGGETWTSGTMAATDTVLDLGDAQVELASGTSITTADDDGNGSQFYLRQACVYTGSSKAMSVSVSESTSEDMTTVGSDIFGGVNESTGQPFDSPNLFETLSDCIVYMQTGDSDSVAQCLEDLGDCHETVETGAAGVGARENKITYTQTSQSLVKELAANSASSIEDADAAQLVVELEQANYVYQAVLSTSSSVMSMSLLDYI
- the flgK gene encoding flagellar hook-associated protein FlgK, whose translation is MINNLYNIGKTALQNAQVSVNNASNNIANADTTGYQRTSVVYESSSSITSLGLTVGTGADVTAIQSEWDKFVETQYLDALADLATQTSALDYLDQLDSLLNQSEGGLSDVMEEFFDSWNELVTDPDSLSAREDLLGQTETLVYALNSTSSTLDTMVEAINADIGDQVDEANQLISDLAQANAAIAANPDDTQAVSDRDQMIRELDALIGVDVLYKSDNTVTILTEEGYTLVDGTDTHELVFAETGVTQSLVRDSDYDGTLNYSGESGEELLIEFVSSGADGTAQFKVSTDGGNTWLTDDSGNTLVYTADDEDGSVEIEGITLWFENGTADHAEGDRYTVMAKSGLYWESGSGELKNITPLTDDSGDNVSGRTQSGSLAGLFTTRDDTVYDTISSLDDLAESIIWEVNSAHSQGAGLVHHTSLTSSYTADDSAAVLADSGLDFADNIEAGELTLITYDADGNVSTTSILSVDPDADSLDALAADINAAFGTELTATVTDGQLTLTSGTDMEFEIAGDTSGVLAALGLNTYFTGTDAGTIGIDEYVATDTTHLNTGSVGDDGLVASGSNEVSTILAGLGDETVTVGGTETTLTSALATLVASVGSAASAAELQQTYAQTSVDYLYEQQASTTEVNVDEELIALTKYQQAYEAAAQIISVTREMMDTVLDLV
- a CDS encoding flagellar hook protein FlgE — translated: MSISGSMYTGISGLQAQSQATSVVSNNLANSTTTGYKSVSISFEDVFYSTVYAGGSIGQVGNGVTTSSLTTDFSQGSYETTNTVTDVAINGDGFYIVVDPDTDTTYYTRDGGFTFDTNGYLVDSHGNRVQGWETVDGSITGGLVDIQLDNSQSPPQATTEVAIQVNLDSTETDNTASSTNPYASLFEIYDGTSDPALDDSRYAYQTTISVYDENGASHDLTVYYDPVTTDDGSIVWEYTVCCDADEDMRDFAGTDMADTSGAGMLVTGTLTFSSSGDLQSITAFTLSDTPTDTTDPLAEENWVLAEFDDNGLPVFEANFTGADENQEISLDFGISNSDFATGTGWDTSGGIDSLDDFTATTTPDELPSFNTGVLSTRATTSTTSSSATYTLTQDGYAPGELTDITISENGVIEGSYTNGQSQELYTFALADFTNTQGLYSEGGNLYSATTDSGQALIGTPGSAGFGTIASNSLEQSNVDTATELTNLIIIQAAYQANSKIITTADTLLSTAIGLKR
- a CDS encoding flagellar hook assembly protein FlgD translates to MSIDTTSYYESLLASTTATTTSTSSSTSLTSDDFITLLCTELEYQDPTEPVDNTQMVDQMTQYSQLEQLTEMNEKMDTLSDSIGSLSSVYGLSYIGMDVEADGYTINKDGDDISTLYLTLDDDAAELVLNIYDSDGSIVDTQTFTDIDSGTVSFAWDGTDYDGEEVSDGNYYILATAVDDNGDEVDCTTTTTGTVTGVSNTDDGVVLTLDDGRTVNLADVTYATQ
- a CDS encoding sigma-70 family RNA polymerase sigma factor, which translates into the protein MSSTVMEIEKLYDDISYERLFREHSRLIYKLVINFIKARNINLHSTEIDDIYQEIALKIFKNDYMSRYSNEKSSFITWLNIICRTTAIDYYRKKLRWMESVLSDAPAESSEGGLETAMFSLPAGVLTDRQAEVITLFYKEGLLAGEIARRLDISPNTVRSIKFQALDRLRAHYGASTPVPDTDESAHQERRKVS
- a CDS encoding flagellin, whose amino-acid sequence is MSLVVNNNLMANAAARNLNSAYTKLGTSTERLSSGLRVNSSADDAAGLAVRELMRSDISTLNQGIRNANDGISMIETADGALSVIDEKLIRMKELAEQAATGTYTDAQRLIIDSEYQAMASEITRIASATDFNGIYLLNGNLSGDGVTIHFGTGNDSAEDKYAVTIGSCTASSLGVGQAAGTTTAGAVVSTQEAAQNALAALNSAIVSKDNIRANLGSMQNRLTATISNLEIQAENLQASESRISDVDVATEMTEYTKEQIITQSAVAMLSQANSLPQMALSLIGG
- a CDS encoding response regulator transcription factor, which translates into the protein MKDLLLIDDDPELAELLQSYLGGEGIGLDAAVSGSAGLEMAKAGDYELVILDVMLPDTSGFNVLTKLRAVSGVPVIMLTGRGEEIDRVIGLEMGADDYVSKPFQLRELLARIHAVLRRYGRGGAEAVEPGAVAAKVKPGIGIGDVHLNRNARNMTISGDPVHLTSTEFDILEMLALNMGNVVDRGALMEKALGRTEDFDDYVLNVHMSNLRKKLDRHVSIKTIRGRGYLLAVPQEEGV
- a CDS encoding TonB-dependent receptor gives rise to the protein MGSDRWRPVFLGIVLLLLVSSAALADDDLSDLGLEELMQVEVVSATRRAEPLSQIPAAVTVLTEEDIFRSGATSVPEALQLVPGVHVAQMNTDRWAVGVRGFNGLLSNKHLVLVDGRPVTSPVITGVQWDNIVPISMIKRIEVVRGTRTSLWGAESFTGVINIITKNAYELQGGQSVTTAGTRGASQTVRQGWRTGNDSAMAVYGTGEYLNGDWLTSSRQERDGHEWSKVQGGLRADWENAFTDVLSVQSDLVRSNTEEEMPGGPGGPPESRSRSDINGYVQFAWDRATGLDSNLRFRTSYTRDAAMLADMDGGVNVLDAELTSAMEPMGRHYLTWGLGTQYIWDDVSGDGVAKVDNGHIYNWSGSSFARDRITLLPESLYLITGLKADVLGGGDVELQPTVRLLHTRDDAEFWLAVSRGVRADLRYQRSGSYRINVGGVDYQVQAPSNLKTEKLISYEAGYRQTLTPNTQFDLSFYVNDYSELLMLELNHTTHTAEVTNSLKGTAYGLEAIFEWTATDWLTLKPSASLIYQNIYGLDSSPVGDSMPEEGFGGEMKLQILTKPLRDVGLDLFLGYIDSPDQLRLPAYFSVDAHVSWRATDSLLLELIGHNLGGSHKQFSDLAVGPSVDCRVTWDF
- a CDS encoding YfiR family protein; its protein translation is MGKLRPILLAALFWVLLCPASPVAAADRLTATPDQLRALYVQRLVKYVAWPDGAGPAPGQPFVIAAMDPARLRPYFPIPGTGEGLEFRLVQWPARCDVLVLVGASRREAAAIIKRVADKPVLTITQAPAGPALGAVINFYMQGGRLKIEVSLEAARRAGLSISSRLLQLARVHGGGAHE